CGGAACACCAGGTTACGAATCTGTTGAAGCAGATGCTCACAGTAACATATTGCGCCATTTAGGCCGTAAAGATCCTACTCGCGGCAATGACCTCTATTTATCTTTAGATTATGGTTTACAGGTTGTTGCATCTCAACAGCTCGCAGGCCGTCGTGGCGCCATTGTTGCCATCGACCCCCGTACTGGTGAAATTCTGGCTTTAGTATCTAGTCCAAGCTTCAACCCTAATTTATTTGTGACGGGTATTAACCATAAAGATTATAGTTCTTTACGTGATAATTTAGATCAACCGCTTTATAACCGTGCGGTACAAGGTGCATATCCTCCAGGTTCTACCATTAAACCAATGGAAGCAATGGGTGGTTTACACTACGGTATTGTAAACTGGTCAACAGCCATTTCTGACCCAGGCTATTTCCACTTACCTGGCGATTCGCATAAGTTCCGCGACTGGAAAAAAACTGGTCATGGAATTGTAAACATGCATAAAGCCATCATTATGTCATGTGACACCTATTTTTATATTCTTGCCCATCAAATGGGTATTGATCAAATGAACCAATGGATGCGTCAATTTGGGTTCGGTCAAAAAACAGGTGTCGATCTACCAAGTGAAAGTGAAGGTCTTTACCCAAATCCTGAATGGAAAATGCGTACTCGCAAAGCCAAATGGATGAAAGGTGAAACGATTTCTGTGAGTATTGGTCAAGGTGCATTTACAGCTACACCTTTACAACTAGCTATGGCGACTGCAATTACAGCCAATCATGGTTCTCATGTCACCCCTCATGTTTTACGTGCAACGCATGGTGCAAAACCATTTACTGTACGTAATGCACCTGATGGCAAAATCAACTTCAACGGAACAGATGAAGACTGGATTCAAATGCGCGATGCCATGATTGATGTAATTCAATCAGGTACTGGTCGAGGCATTCGTACACCTCTCTATCAAATTGCAGGAAAGACAGGAACTGCACAGGTTAAAAGTATTGCACAGGGTAAACGCTACAATGAAGCAGCCCTGAGCGAACGCCAACTTGACCATGGTTTATTCGTTGGATTTGCACCTGCTGATAAGCCAGAAATTGCGATTGCCGTGATTTGGGAAAATGGTCGTCATGGTGGTTCTGCTGCTCAACTTGCAAGACCTATTTTTGATTACTGGTTATTAACTCGTAAGAAAAACCCAGTCCGACCAGCAAACCATCAAGTCAATGGTGGACTAATGACCGCTGGAATTAAGCCAGGTGAGCTATCAAGCGGCGGCGAAGTTGCTAGCTCTACTCCAGCATCAGCTACTTCAACTGCACCCGCAGCCTCAACACCACAGGCTACACCAGCTCGCCCTGCAACCAATGAGGTCGATGAATAATGAAAAACCAATTACGCATTATTGGTGGCGAATGGAAAAGACGAGTACTTCCCTTCGCTAGCATTGAGGGCTTACGCCCAACTCCAGACAGAGTCCGCGAAACTCTATTTAACTGGCTCATGTGGGATATTCAAAATGCACATGTCCTCGATGTTTGTACAGGCTCTGGCGCATTAGGTTTTGAAGCGTTGTCACGTGGTGCTGCGTCAGTTTATATGATTGAACCAGACAAAACTCAGGCACGTTTTTTAAAAGATAATGTTGAGCTATTAAAAGCCCAAAATTGTCATTTAATCAATGCAACTGCTCAGCAAGCTTTACCCCGTTTAAAAGAACAATTCGATGTTGTGTTTTTAGACCCACCTTATAGTCTAGATTTATGGCAAGAACTTTCAAACTTGGCTGAACCCCATATTAAAAAGAATGGGTATATTTATGTTGAAGCTGATCGAGATTTATCTCAACTTCTTCTCCCTTCAACATGGCAACAAGTTAAAACAACGAAAGCTGGTACCGTTCACGCAGGGCTTTATCAAAAAGTAGCTGAATAAAAAAGGTAGCCTAAAGCTACCTTTTACTTTTGAAATAATGACTAACTTAATCCAATCACTGCAACAACTGCTGCACAGGCGCCAACAATTTTTTTGCCATATGGCACATATCGTGTAAGTGCAGCACCCAATGCTAAGCCACCACAATAAATTAAAGCCATAGCTGAAACCATACCCATTACTAATGCAACAACATGGCCTGAGTGTGCTAATTCAACACCATGCGCTACGCCATGAAAGCTTGCAAGGAATGCCACAGCGATAGGTAAAATCCGATTTGATTTTGTCCATAGTGCAATTGCTGTAACGACTAAAGAAGCAATAATTCCATATTCAGCAACATTTACAGGGACTAAGCCTTGAGCACCGATTAAAAAGCCAATAATGAGGGTTACACTTAAAGTTATGACACCTGCAATTTTCCATTGCTTAGCTGCCGACCAGAGTAGAACACCAAAAGCCAAAGCCATGATTAAATGGTCTAAACCAGTAAATGGATGAATAAAACCCGCTATAAAACCAAAATGTTCATGGTCATGTCCTGGGTGTGCCATTGCAAGTGCCGGCAATAATGCAAGGAGCCCTATGCCCCATTTTTTAATGAAGTTCATAATCTCTCCTTAAGCTTTAAACAGCCCTTGCTTCTCGATAAATTGAATGATTTCTTCAAGACCATCTTGGGTTTTCATATTTGAAAATAAGAATGGCTTTTCTCCGCGCATGCGTTTCGCATCTTGATCCATCACATCAAGATTTGCACCGACCATTGGTGCAAGGTCAGTTTTATTAATAATCAGTAAATCTGATTTGGTAATACCCGGCCCGCCTTTACGAGGGATTTTTTCTCCACCTGCCACATCAATCACATATAGAGTTAAATCAGAAAGCTCCGGACTAAATGTTGCAGCTAAATTATCGCCACCGCTTTCAATAATAATAAGCTCCAAGCCTTCAAACTTTTCACACAAATCATCAATTGCGGCCAAGTTAATTGAAGCATCTTCACGAATTGCTGTATGAGGGCAACCACCTGTTTCTACACCCACAATACGATCTGGCGACATCGCTTCGTTACGGGTTAAAAAGTTTGAATCTTCTTTGGTGTAAATATCATTTGTCACCACAGCCATGTTGTATTTATTACGCAAGGCTAAACATAAATTAAGTGTAAGCGCAGTTTTACCCGAACCTACCGGTCCGCCAATTCCAACTCGTAATGGACTACGTTCTGTCATGATTTTTATCCTTCTTTCCTAAACTTAAGATCTGAATAACCGTGAATATTGTGTTTCGTGTTTCATGCTCAGCATTGCATAACGGGGTAAAGCACTACTCAATTGCTCATCAACAAGTTGCAAGGCTTTTTCCACAGCCTGGGGCACCAAACCATGTAAGTGCCATAAAATTCTTTGTCCGGCCATTTGCCCTAAAGGTACAGTTTTTACCGCAGCCAGAACCTGATTTTCTAAAACAGTAAAGGTATAAGCTGTGAGCACGTCAACATCGTTAAGTCCAAGTCGACCACAGAGCTGTGCATAGACAGGCACAAAACCAAACTGCTTTTTAACTTCAACAGGTTTTTTTAAAACATCTCTAATCCACGCATTCAAAGAAAATGCCAGCTGTTGAGACTCTGCCAAAAGCTCTTTAGTTTCACGACTTGCCTTATATAAATTTGCCCAAACCAGAAACTGATCTTGGTCATCATGATGTTGAATAAGACGTTTTAATACTGGTAGCTCAAACCGTACTAACAGCATTTCCAGCACTTCTTCGAAATAAGCAATTGCTGAGGTTTCATCGTGTATTAAGCCAATATCGATGGCTGTTTCTACACCTTGTGAATAACAATATGCTCCAACTGGCAATGCCGTAGAAGACAATGTCAGCAATTGAAGTAATTGCGCTGCGTTATGAATGGACATGATGCAAAGCTTTGATTGGGCTTAAGCGGTGGTCATGACTATGCTGTGCATAGGCACCGCTTTCAGGTTCAAACGGATGATCAGTTTCTGAAACTGTAAGCCCCAGTCCTTCTACCATTTCTGCAAGCACATGATCAGGCTCAAAATATAAAGCTGTAGGTGTCAACATTAATGGTACATGTCTGTTACCTAAGTGATAGGCCGCTTTAAGCAAATCAAAATCGCTTGCTGCACTGACTTGCATCAGACGTTCAGGCTTAGCATCTACACGTAGTACATCACCTTGTTGAGTTGCAATATATGAACCACTACGCAAAATGCCAGTACGTGGTAAATCAGCGCCAATATCTACACCACTTGCTAAAGTCGCCCGAAAGCGGGATTTTTGGCGGGTATCAAAAGTCAGTTCAACCGTTTCAAATGCTTGATCAGGAGAAATATGTTCAAGGCGTTGGGTGTAAATTTTCATTTAGCTTTTCTCTCCTTATTTATTTCTTTCATATCTAGAGTAATGAGACATATCATCTCTATAAATTCGTCAAAATAAGAAATAACGCTGTGCCATGGGTAACACATCAGCAGGTTCACACGTTAATAGTTCACCATCAGCTCGCACTTCATAAGTTTCAGGGTGAACATGCATAACTGGACAATATGTATTGTGTTTCATATCGGCTTTGGTAATTGCACGCGTGTTCTTACACGGACTGATTAACTTTTTAAGATTTAGCTTCTCAGCAACTTTTTCATCGATTGCGACTTGAGATAAAAAGGTAATGCAAGTGTTATGAACACCACGTGGATAGGCACCAAACATTGGACGGTAATGCACTGGTTGAGGTGTCGGAATTGAAGCATTAATATCACCCATCGGTGCTGCTGCAATCATGCCACCTTTAATA
This genomic stretch from Acinetobacter oleivorans DR1 harbors:
- a CDS encoding urease accessory protein UreF produces the protein MSIHNAAQLLQLLTLSSTALPVGAYCYSQGVETAIDIGLIHDETSAIAYFEEVLEMLLVRFELPVLKRLIQHHDDQDQFLVWANLYKASRETKELLAESQQLAFSLNAWIRDVLKKPVEVKKQFGFVPVYAQLCGRLGLNDVDVLTAYTFTVLENQVLAAVKTVPLGQMAGQRILWHLHGLVPQAVEKALQLVDEQLSSALPRYAMLSMKHETQYSRLFRS
- a CDS encoding HupE/UreJ family protein, whose protein sequence is MNFIKKWGIGLLALLPALAMAHPGHDHEHFGFIAGFIHPFTGLDHLIMALAFGVLLWSAAKQWKIAGVITLSVTLIIGFLIGAQGLVPVNVAEYGIIASLVVTAIALWTKSNRILPIAVAFLASFHGVAHGVELAHSGHVVALVMGMVSAMALIYCGGLALGAALTRYVPYGKKIVGACAAVVAVIGLS
- the mrdA gene encoding penicillin-binding protein 2 yields the protein MKQHFPLKDIQQEKRIYRGRIFFAVGLVIVCLLVLISRYAYLQIFHYDEFSTASDKNRIRLQPLPPARGYIYDRNGVLLADNYPVFTATLSKTDVEDVEGVVEQLQPILDLTQEDIDRFKSRIKTARKTERVAIKLNLTEANIAKFSEAKYKFPGVRIETQMTRYYPHGELFAHVIGYVGRINDKELKSIDKDLYAGTNLIGKIGVEKSYEDLLHGTPGYESVEADAHSNILRHLGRKDPTRGNDLYLSLDYGLQVVASQQLAGRRGAIVAIDPRTGEILALVSSPSFNPNLFVTGINHKDYSSLRDNLDQPLYNRAVQGAYPPGSTIKPMEAMGGLHYGIVNWSTAISDPGYFHLPGDSHKFRDWKKTGHGIVNMHKAIIMSCDTYFYILAHQMGIDQMNQWMRQFGFGQKTGVDLPSESEGLYPNPEWKMRTRKAKWMKGETISVSIGQGAFTATPLQLAMATAITANHGSHVTPHVLRATHGAKPFTVRNAPDGKINFNGTDEDWIQMRDAMIDVIQSGTGRGIRTPLYQIAGKTGTAQVKSIAQGKRYNEAALSERQLDHGLFVGFAPADKPEIAIAVIWENGRHGGSAAQLARPIFDYWLLTRKKNPVRPANHQVNGGLMTAGIKPGELSSGGEVASSTPASATSTAPAASTPQATPARPATNEVDE
- the rsmD gene encoding 16S rRNA (guanine(966)-N(2))-methyltransferase RsmD, translated to MKNQLRIIGGEWKRRVLPFASIEGLRPTPDRVRETLFNWLMWDIQNAHVLDVCTGSGALGFEALSRGAASVYMIEPDKTQARFLKDNVELLKAQNCHLINATAQQALPRLKEQFDVVFLDPPYSLDLWQELSNLAEPHIKKNGYIYVEADRDLSQLLLPSTWQQVKTTKAGTVHAGLYQKVAE
- the ureG gene encoding urease accessory protein UreG, yielding MTERSPLRVGIGGPVGSGKTALTLNLCLALRNKYNMAVVTNDIYTKEDSNFLTRNEAMSPDRIVGVETGGCPHTAIREDASINLAAIDDLCEKFEGLELIIIESGGDNLAATFSPELSDLTLYVIDVAGGEKIPRKGGPGITKSDLLIINKTDLAPMVGANLDVMDQDAKRMRGEKPFLFSNMKTQDGLEEIIQFIEKQGLFKA
- the ureE gene encoding urease accessory protein UreE, which encodes MKIYTQRLEHISPDQAFETVELTFDTRQKSRFRATLASGVDIGADLPRTGILRSGSYIATQQGDVLRVDAKPERLMQVSAASDFDLLKAAYHLGNRHVPLMLTPTALYFEPDHVLAEMVEGLGLTVSETDHPFEPESGAYAQHSHDHRLSPIKALHHVHS